One genomic region from Arenicella chitinivorans encodes:
- a CDS encoding TonB-dependent receptor, translating into MNTRLKAIPRLILSGTVAAGLSMPVAHAQTVLEEIVVTAQKREERVSDVPIAVSVLNSDKIDAAHAVGFEGLQQLIPSVSVRKGNTNRNSTVVIRGIGTISFSTAAEPSVSTVVDGVVLARSGQAFTDLYDLERLEVLRGPQGTLFGKNASAGVVNMTTKRPSEELTGSVDVSVFEGNETRLKGRISGPLSESARASLTVFDGSFDGYITNTFTGQDTNGYDRTGFRGMLEWDVSDSVDVLVIAEDYSAEDNCCADLEGLPSGRNPASPAAPNSAGIVNGVADIDLSQRLIDHDLETSTQDDHSALSVQIDADIGDYVLTSITAGREWDNTEVREGDFTSNAGDVAQPVDFSNTFFQLHDLGIQSWEQFSQELRITSPAGERFSWQAGLFYWNLESDRSFRRDASCQVHPNNDPILEANPGLTCLANDIVAATAVFDTKFENFAVFGQGNLRLSDTLNLILGLRYTDDEVSFNHRRTNDDPFGRRGVGVRGAGNNTDFSNSTSETNTSGKIGLQWDVSDSGMLYATYSQGYKGPAFNTFYNMAETDTLPIGAETSDAYELGYKLTTDSLFANLTLFKTDIEGFQANNFDDSSGVTITRLTNAGDVSTQGIELDLLWQATDNLQISGGFASVDAEIDRFNCPRDAAAGSCTDRSGLDVPFSPDLKYTLSANYVLPMSSFDVILNGSFVHMDEQVSDLPGNNGTVNPAAVLPGYDILNASVAFSFNEGRYVLTLIGKNLGDESYVTTYSGDNFRYQIPRDAERYFGVSFKAEF; encoded by the coding sequence GGTTAAAAGCAATCCCGAGGCTTATTTTGTCGGGCACTGTCGCGGCCGGATTATCCATGCCCGTTGCACACGCGCAGACCGTGTTAGAAGAAATCGTGGTGACCGCACAAAAACGAGAAGAAAGAGTCTCCGATGTGCCAATCGCAGTGTCCGTACTAAACTCAGATAAAATTGACGCCGCGCACGCGGTGGGCTTCGAGGGTTTGCAGCAGCTAATACCTTCGGTATCTGTCCGAAAGGGGAATACCAACCGCAACTCGACAGTGGTTATCCGAGGGATCGGCACCATCTCTTTTAGTACCGCCGCTGAGCCAAGTGTCTCTACCGTCGTCGACGGCGTGGTACTTGCGCGCTCTGGGCAGGCTTTCACCGATCTATATGATCTGGAGAGGCTAGAGGTCTTGCGCGGGCCACAAGGCACCTTATTTGGTAAGAATGCGTCCGCTGGCGTGGTGAATATGACCACCAAACGGCCCAGCGAAGAATTGACTGGCAGTGTGGATGTCTCTGTTTTCGAAGGCAATGAAACCCGTCTGAAAGGTCGCATATCTGGGCCGTTGTCGGAATCTGCGCGAGCCAGCTTGACGGTGTTTGATGGCAGTTTCGATGGTTACATTACCAACACGTTCACAGGCCAAGACACCAACGGATACGATCGCACTGGTTTCCGAGGTATGCTTGAATGGGATGTGTCTGACTCGGTCGACGTTTTGGTCATTGCCGAGGATTACAGCGCTGAGGATAATTGTTGTGCGGACTTAGAGGGTTTGCCGAGTGGCCGTAACCCAGCATCGCCTGCCGCTCCTAACAGTGCGGGCATTGTCAATGGTGTTGCCGATATCGACTTATCTCAACGTTTAATTGATCATGATCTGGAAACCAGTACGCAAGACGACCATTCAGCGTTGTCGGTGCAAATCGATGCGGATATTGGTGATTATGTACTGACCTCAATCACCGCGGGCCGCGAGTGGGATAACACTGAAGTCCGTGAAGGCGACTTCACTTCCAATGCTGGTGACGTTGCACAACCGGTGGACTTTTCGAACACCTTCTTCCAGCTTCATGACCTGGGTATTCAAAGCTGGGAACAGTTTTCGCAGGAATTGCGCATTACCTCGCCAGCCGGTGAACGGTTTTCATGGCAAGCCGGTTTGTTCTACTGGAATTTGGAGTCTGACCGTAGCTTCAGACGCGACGCCAGTTGCCAAGTGCACCCAAATAATGACCCAATCTTGGAGGCGAACCCTGGCTTAACGTGCTTAGCCAACGATATCGTTGCAGCCACAGCCGTATTTGATACCAAGTTCGAGAACTTTGCGGTTTTCGGACAGGGTAATTTGCGTCTCAGTGACACGCTTAATTTGATATTAGGCTTGCGTTACACCGATGACGAAGTGTCCTTTAACCATCGACGAACCAATGACGACCCATTTGGCCGACGCGGTGTTGGTGTACGTGGGGCCGGCAATAACACTGACTTTTCAAATTCAACCAGCGAGACCAATACGTCAGGAAAGATTGGTTTGCAATGGGATGTGTCGGACAGTGGTATGCTGTACGCAACCTACTCACAAGGCTACAAGGGCCCGGCCTTTAACACTTTTTATAATATGGCCGAGACCGACACCTTACCGATTGGTGCGGAAACGTCGGACGCGTATGAGTTGGGGTACAAACTGACTACCGATTCTTTGTTTGCCAACCTGACCTTATTCAAAACCGACATCGAAGGGTTTCAAGCCAATAACTTTGACGACTCCAGCGGTGTCACCATCACGCGGTTGACGAATGCAGGCGACGTTTCAACCCAAGGCATCGAGCTCGATTTACTGTGGCAAGCTACTGACAACTTGCAAATTTCGGGTGGCTTTGCTTCGGTGGACGCAGAGATTGACCGATTTAATTGCCCGCGCGATGCGGCGGCGGGTAGCTGTACGGATCGAAGTGGCCTGGATGTGCCATTTTCACCTGACTTAAAGTACACCTTGAGTGCGAACTACGTGCTGCCGATGTCATCGTTTGACGTCATTCTCAATGGCTCGTTCGTTCATATGGACGAACAAGTGTCTGATCTGCCTGGCAACAACGGTACGGTTAACCCCGCCGCGGTCTTGCCTGGTTATGACATTTTGAATGCCAGCGTGGCCTTCTCATTTAACGAGGGGCGATACGTGCTGACATTGATTGGTAAAAATCTAGGCGATGAGTCCTATGTGACGACCTACAGCGGGGACAATTTCCGCTACCAAATTCCGCGCGATGCAGAGCGGTATTTTGGCGTCTCATTCAAGGCCGAGTTCTAA
- a CDS encoding DUF4846 domain-containing protein codes for MFSLKHTLVLLLFWFCANPMTSHAAKRIGDISPPDGYTRTENAAQSYQAFLRGLPLKQTKQVALWTGAFLPEDYYDSVAVLDLPLLFDADLEQCADFSMRLWADYLNSVNALDQLALYDYHGNPRPFANADKDFTAYLRWHMAYSNSYSIKAGAEKVRSLSELRAGDMFVQNNSGGIGHVSVVVDQATSLLGEHAYLVGYSYMPAQQFHIEDASNRDGLGAWFTAEGYKQYAQTVFGHFGAPEVMRFQTRR; via the coding sequence ATGTTCAGTCTCAAACACACCTTGGTACTCCTATTGTTCTGGTTTTGCGCCAACCCAATGACTAGTCATGCCGCGAAGCGCATCGGGGACATTTCGCCGCCTGATGGGTATACGCGAACAGAAAACGCTGCTCAGAGCTATCAAGCTTTCTTACGCGGCCTACCGCTCAAACAGACTAAGCAAGTTGCATTGTGGACTGGTGCGTTCCTACCCGAAGACTATTACGACTCAGTTGCGGTCCTTGATCTGCCATTGCTATTTGATGCTGACTTAGAACAGTGCGCCGACTTCAGCATGCGGCTTTGGGCAGATTACCTAAACAGTGTGAATGCATTAGACCAACTTGCACTCTATGATTATCACGGCAACCCCAGACCATTTGCCAACGCAGACAAAGACTTTACCGCGTATTTACGATGGCATATGGCGTATTCAAACTCGTACTCAATTAAAGCTGGTGCAGAAAAGGTGCGCTCGCTCTCCGAGCTAAGGGCGGGCGATATGTTTGTGCAAAATAATAGCGGTGGCATTGGCCATGTATCGGTGGTGGTTGATCAGGCAACAAGTCTGCTGGGCGAGCACGCGTACCTGGTTGGCTATAGTTATATGCCAGCGCAGCAATTCCATATTGAAGACGCAAGTAACCGTGATGGGCTCGGCGCTTGGTTTACTGCAGAGGGTTATAAGCAGTACGCACAAACTGTATTTGGGCACTTTGGCGCACCGGAGGTTATGCGCTTTCAAACACGTCGCTAG
- a CDS encoding transglycosylase SLT domain-containing protein, translating into MRIHLVIPQMYRLLASAVRFLFRHVELILILGLITLAAVQYYLRPQSQSLDQVLASGELRVLIADEPDSQFMFNRQHYGFEYELLARLAEDLGVELQLDVVPYGELFTLLDSGIADIAVGGILESPFVHRVSQPTIPWYQAKTTVVYKRGTQRPKNLQDLQNAKILAGARYYQLDELAGLNLVDDHRSEYDLFTAVDKGKEQFVLSTNYRALNAKHYMPYLNRSFILPEKVGVVWALPKRVDTALLNRVNGFLQAALDEGLPATLANDYFKAPNRLSTYDVLAIHRKIESALPDFEFAFRKAARRGKTDWHLLAAMAYQESRWSNDATSPTGVRGIMQLTTQTAEYLGVEDRLDMTQSIDAAARYLYLLKAKLPKEIKEPERTWFAVGAYNIGWKHIRYAYQKAKRDGKDYTQWRTISDMLPTLYDEPYSKGVQAKRYVERVQIFTDIMRFYDLHQREDTPLEPGVAEIGNLRAQK; encoded by the coding sequence ATGCGTATTCATCTCGTAATCCCTCAAATGTATCGACTGCTGGCGAGTGCAGTACGCTTTTTATTCCGTCATGTAGAGCTAATACTGATTTTAGGGTTAATCACGCTCGCGGCGGTGCAATATTATTTGCGTCCACAGTCCCAGTCGTTGGATCAAGTCCTCGCGAGTGGAGAGCTGCGAGTGCTTATTGCCGACGAACCCGATTCGCAGTTTATGTTCAATCGCCAGCATTACGGCTTTGAGTATGAATTGTTGGCACGGCTGGCGGAAGACCTTGGTGTCGAATTACAGTTGGATGTGGTGCCGTATGGTGAGCTGTTCACCTTGCTCGACAGTGGTATTGCAGACATTGCCGTTGGAGGTATTCTCGAGTCACCGTTTGTTCACCGAGTTAGTCAACCGACTATTCCGTGGTACCAGGCTAAAACTACGGTTGTCTACAAGCGGGGCACTCAACGTCCTAAAAATCTACAGGACTTGCAGAATGCGAAGATCCTAGCTGGTGCACGTTATTATCAGCTCGATGAGCTTGCCGGGCTTAACTTGGTGGACGATCACCGCTCCGAATACGATTTATTTACCGCGGTAGACAAGGGCAAAGAGCAGTTTGTGCTGAGTACCAATTATCGCGCCCTAAATGCTAAACACTACATGCCGTACTTAAACCGTAGTTTTATTTTGCCAGAGAAAGTTGGCGTGGTCTGGGCCTTGCCTAAACGTGTCGATACGGCCTTGTTGAATCGCGTCAACGGGTTTCTACAAGCAGCATTGGATGAAGGGCTGCCAGCGACACTGGCGAATGATTATTTCAAAGCACCGAATCGGCTCTCGACGTACGATGTGTTGGCGATACATCGTAAAATTGAATCTGCCTTGCCCGACTTCGAATTCGCCTTTCGCAAAGCCGCGCGGCGCGGTAAAACCGATTGGCATCTACTGGCTGCGATGGCCTATCAAGAATCTCGTTGGTCCAACGATGCGACGTCGCCCACGGGTGTGCGGGGCATTATGCAACTCACAACCCAAACCGCCGAATACCTGGGAGTCGAAGATCGGCTCGATATGACTCAAAGTATTGATGCTGCAGCCCGTTATTTATACCTGCTCAAGGCTAAATTACCTAAGGAAATCAAGGAGCCAGAGCGCACATGGTTTGCTGTTGGTGCATACAATATTGGCTGGAAACACATTCGTTATGCTTACCAAAAGGCCAAGCGCGATGGCAAGGATTACACGCAATGGCGGACCATCAGCGACATGCTTCCGACTCTGTACGATGAACCCTACTCAAAAGGCGTGCAGGCTAAGCGTTATGTTGAGCGGGTCCAAATCTTCACCGACATTATGCGGTTTTATGATTTGCATCAGCGCGAAGATACGCCCCTCGAACCGGGTGTCGCAGAGATCGGCAATTTACGAGCACAGAAATGA